From the Luteolibacter rhizosphaerae genome, one window contains:
- a CDS encoding S41 family peptidase, whose protein sequence is MLNRRALLLLLALTSGALAAPGFYRHPAIHAETVVFTAEGDLWKVPAAGGAAQRLSSHPGVEFAATISPEGTQVAFSAQYEGPQEVYVMPLAGGLPKRLTWYGEGAIPVGWTRDGKVLCSTRAHSTLPNEQLVAIDPSSGVETLLPLAQASEGATDDTGKRLFFTRLPFQGSSTKRYEGGTVQNLWRYDEGTPEAQPLLGDYRGTSKNPMWWEGRVYFLCDQSGTMNLWSMTPEGADRKQLTKHDGFDVRNGELSQGRVVYQQAGSVRIYDLKDGSDREIAITLPSDFDQMRDRWVKKPFDYLTNFSVSPDGDRLVLTARGSVFVAPTKPGGRLVEVPRKPGVRYREARFLPDGKSLVAQTDETGEIEMVKLPANGVGESELLTQDGTIFRFAPIPSPDGKRVAWQDKNLELWVRDLEAKQTVKISTSPSRGFDDLVWSPDSKWLAFVEPTANTFRKIRLYHVTDGKIIDATTERTLSGSPAWSADGKWLYFLSDRTLKSLVKSPWGPRQPEPFFTESTRIYALALQKNGRFPFTPPDELTVDEKKPETNGEKKEEPKPPVTEVKIEEEGLADRLYEVPGISGNLWELVATPKHLLFMMQAPGHETKPRLMRLDIGHEDPKPKLLMDDPNGWELSLDGKKLALRKGESFHVVDVAGEAPAKLEKAVPLGGWTFELDPREEWRQIYRESWRMLRDFFYDPKMHGLDWVAVREKYAPLVERVADRADLSDIMHEMSSELSALHIYVRFGDLREGPDSIQPSLLGGRFSRDAVSGGWKVEEVYATDPDYPGEKSPLARPGVAIKKGDVIVAINGRDLRPLAHPQELLEQKAGQQVLLDVLAQEGGVRRNVLVRPLAPEQAADLRYSSWEYSRRLETERLGHGRIGYVHLRAMGPESIIEWAREFYPVFDRQGLIIDVRHNRGGNTDSWILGRLLRKAWFHWSPRAGQSYSNMQYAFRGHVTVLCNEWTASDGEAFSEGFRRLGIGKVIGTRTWGGQIWLNTQRWLVDNGMCTAAEIGVYGPEGQWLIEGTGIQPDEVVDNTPRETFDGKDAQLEAAVKHLQDLIAKDPRPVPEAPERPDKTK, encoded by the coding sequence ATGCTGAATCGCCGTGCTCTTCTTCTCCTGCTGGCTCTAACATCGGGTGCGCTGGCCGCGCCGGGATTCTACCGCCACCCGGCGATCCACGCGGAGACGGTGGTTTTCACTGCTGAGGGCGACTTGTGGAAGGTGCCTGCGGCGGGCGGTGCGGCGCAGCGGCTGAGCTCGCACCCCGGCGTGGAGTTCGCGGCGACGATTTCTCCCGAAGGCACGCAGGTGGCCTTTTCCGCACAATATGAGGGACCGCAGGAGGTCTATGTGATGCCGCTGGCCGGCGGCCTGCCAAAGCGGCTGACCTGGTATGGCGAGGGTGCCATTCCGGTGGGGTGGACCCGCGATGGCAAGGTGCTCTGCAGCACGCGCGCGCACTCGACGCTGCCGAACGAGCAGCTTGTGGCGATCGATCCGAGCAGCGGGGTGGAAACCCTGCTGCCACTGGCGCAGGCGAGCGAGGGCGCGACGGACGACACCGGCAAGCGGCTCTTCTTCACCCGCCTGCCCTTCCAAGGCAGCAGCACGAAACGCTACGAGGGCGGCACGGTTCAGAATCTCTGGCGCTACGATGAAGGCACGCCGGAGGCGCAGCCGCTGCTGGGCGACTATCGCGGCACCTCCAAGAACCCGATGTGGTGGGAGGGGCGCGTGTACTTCCTCTGCGACCAATCCGGCACGATGAACCTGTGGTCGATGACGCCGGAAGGCGCGGATCGCAAGCAGCTCACGAAGCACGACGGCTTCGACGTGCGGAACGGAGAGCTGAGCCAAGGCCGAGTGGTCTATCAGCAGGCGGGCTCGGTGCGAATCTACGACCTGAAGGACGGCAGCGACCGCGAGATCGCGATCACCCTGCCCTCGGACTTCGACCAGATGCGCGACCGCTGGGTGAAGAAGCCCTTCGACTATCTCACCAACTTCAGCGTCTCGCCGGATGGTGACCGGCTGGTGCTGACGGCACGCGGCAGCGTCTTCGTGGCGCCGACCAAACCGGGCGGTCGCCTGGTGGAGGTGCCGCGCAAGCCGGGCGTGCGCTATCGCGAAGCGCGCTTCCTGCCGGATGGCAAATCGCTGGTCGCGCAGACGGACGAGACCGGCGAGATCGAGATGGTGAAGCTGCCCGCGAACGGCGTGGGCGAGTCCGAACTGCTCACGCAGGACGGCACGATCTTCCGCTTCGCACCGATCCCCTCCCCCGATGGCAAGCGGGTGGCCTGGCAGGACAAGAATCTGGAGCTGTGGGTGCGAGATCTGGAGGCGAAGCAGACGGTAAAGATCAGCACCTCGCCGAGCCGCGGTTTCGATGACCTCGTGTGGTCGCCGGATAGCAAGTGGCTGGCCTTCGTGGAGCCGACCGCGAACACCTTCCGCAAGATCCGGCTCTATCACGTGACGGACGGCAAGATCATCGATGCCACCACCGAGCGCACCCTGAGCGGCTCGCCGGCATGGTCGGCGGATGGCAAGTGGCTCTACTTCCTGAGCGACCGCACACTGAAGTCGCTGGTCAAATCGCCGTGGGGACCGCGGCAGCCGGAGCCTTTCTTCACGGAGAGCACGCGGATCTACGCACTGGCGCTGCAGAAGAACGGGCGCTTCCCCTTCACCCCGCCGGACGAACTGACGGTGGATGAGAAGAAGCCGGAGACCAACGGCGAGAAGAAGGAGGAGCCGAAGCCACCGGTGACCGAGGTGAAGATCGAGGAGGAAGGCCTGGCGGATCGCCTCTACGAGGTGCCCGGGATCTCCGGCAATCTCTGGGAGCTGGTGGCGACGCCGAAGCACCTGCTCTTCATGATGCAGGCCCCGGGCCACGAGACGAAACCACGGCTGATGCGTCTGGATATCGGGCACGAGGATCCGAAGCCGAAGCTGCTAATGGATGATCCGAACGGCTGGGAGCTTTCGCTGGATGGCAAGAAGCTGGCGCTGCGCAAGGGCGAGAGCTTCCACGTGGTGGATGTGGCGGGCGAGGCCCCGGCGAAGCTGGAGAAGGCGGTGCCGCTGGGTGGCTGGACCTTCGAGCTCGATCCGCGCGAGGAGTGGCGGCAGATCTACCGCGAGTCTTGGCGGATGCTGCGCGACTTCTTCTACGACCCGAAGATGCACGGGCTGGATTGGGTGGCGGTGCGAGAGAAGTATGCGCCGCTGGTGGAGCGGGTGGCGGACCGTGCGGACCTGAGCGACATCATGCACGAGATGTCCAGCGAGCTGAGCGCGCTGCACATCTACGTGCGCTTCGGCGACCTGCGCGAGGGACCGGACTCGATCCAGCCCTCGCTGCTCGGCGGACGCTTCTCGCGCGATGCGGTCTCCGGCGGCTGGAAGGTGGAGGAGGTCTATGCGACCGATCCGGACTATCCCGGCGAGAAAAGCCCCCTCGCCCGCCCCGGGGTGGCGATCAAGAAGGGCGATGTGATCGTGGCGATCAACGGTCGCGACCTGCGACCGCTGGCGCATCCGCAGGAGCTGTTAGAGCAGAAGGCGGGGCAGCAGGTGCTGCTCGATGTGCTGGCGCAGGAAGGCGGGGTGCGTCGGAACGTGCTGGTGCGCCCGCTGGCTCCGGAGCAGGCGGCGGATCTGCGTTATTCCTCGTGGGAGTATAGCCGCCGCTTGGAAACGGAACGGCTGGGTCACGGGCGGATCGGTTATGTTCATCTGCGCGCGATGGGGCCGGAGAGCATCATTGAATGGGCGCGGGAATTCTATCCGGTGTTCGACCGTCAGGGTTTGATCATCGATGTGCGCCACAACCGCGGCGGGAACACGGATTCGTGGATCCTCGGGCGCTTGCTGCGGAAGGCGTGGTTCCATTGGTCGCCGCGGGCGGGACAGAGTTACTCGAACATGCAGTACGCTTTCCGCGGGCATGTGACGGTGCTGTGCAACGAGTGGACGGCGAGCGATGGCGAGGCGTTCTCGGAAGGCTTCCGCCGCCTCGGTATCGGCAAGGTCATCGGCACACGGACTTGGGGCGGGCAGATCTGGCTGAACACCCAGCGATGGCTGGTGGATAACGGCATGTGCACCGCGGCGGAAATCGGGGTGTATGGGCCGGAGGGTCAGTGGCTCATTGAAGGCACGGGCATTCAGCCGGATGAGGTGGTCGATAACACGCCGCGGGAGACTTTTGATGGGAAAGACGCGCAGCTAGAGGCGGCGGTGAAGCATTTGCAGGATTTGATCGCGAAGGATCCGCGGCCGGTGCCGGAAGCTCCGGAGCGGCCGGATAAGAC
- a CDS encoding class I SAM-dependent methyltransferase, producing the protein MRSDSPSDTATLIARSILLSARDPELAPLLSPGEEEVTRRMLGTRADGGWFAFAEQHPWARRSLMLAERFLLGGIFAHYLARKRWIEGEVRGAIANGIRQVVVLGAGYDSLAVRLHREFPQVVFYEIDHPATQRSKRESVAPATNLHFLAAELSSELPHEVASSCAEFSCGEPSVVIAEGLTMYFHGGRVKELLRSSAKLAGGEGRVIFSFMEAEENGSIAFRGGNPLIGWWLHLRREPFHWGCRRKDLPEFLRTAGLDLQTVANHRDLRAKVLAPRRAALVRLARGESLCLCHPLR; encoded by the coding sequence ATGCGCTCCGACTCTCCCAGTGATACCGCCACCCTGATCGCCCGGAGCATCCTGCTTTCGGCCCGCGATCCCGAGCTCGCTCCGCTCCTCTCCCCGGGCGAGGAGGAGGTCACCCGTCGCATGCTTGGCACTCGTGCCGATGGCGGTTGGTTCGCCTTCGCCGAGCAGCACCCTTGGGCCCGCCGCAGCCTCATGCTAGCGGAGCGCTTCCTTCTCGGTGGCATCTTCGCCCACTACCTCGCCCGCAAGCGCTGGATCGAAGGCGAGGTCCGCGGCGCGATTGCCAATGGCATCCGCCAGGTTGTCGTCCTCGGCGCGGGCTACGATTCTCTGGCCGTCCGTCTCCACCGGGAGTTCCCGCAGGTAGTCTTCTATGAGATCGATCATCCCGCCACCCAGCGCTCGAAGCGCGAGTCAGTCGCTCCCGCCACAAATCTCCACTTCCTCGCCGCGGAGCTCTCCTCCGAACTGCCGCACGAAGTCGCATCCTCCTGTGCGGAGTTCTCCTGCGGCGAGCCCTCCGTGGTCATCGCGGAAGGTCTCACCATGTACTTCCACGGCGGCCGCGTGAAGGAACTGCTCCGCTCCTCCGCCAAGCTCGCGGGCGGTGAGGGGCGCGTGATCTTCAGTTTCATGGAGGCGGAGGAGAACGGCTCGATCGCTTTCCGCGGCGGCAATCCGCTGATCGGCTGGTGGCTCCATCTCCGCCGCGAACCTTTCCACTGGGGCTGCCGCCGCAAGGATCTTCCCGAATTCCTTCGTACTGCCGGGCTCGATCTCCAGACCGTGGCGAATCACCGCGATCTCCGCGCGAAGGTCCTCGCACCCCGTCGTGCCGCGCTCGTCCGCCTTGCCCGCGGCGAATCCCTCTGCCTTTGCCACCCCCTCCGCTGA
- a CDS encoding FAD-binding oxidoreductase, with product MSCGILCNDVHSRLNPVRVARIARPQSTAEASLLVQEAATAGMPVSICGARHAMGGQQFGEDTLLLDCRSLTAVGEIDRDRGLVEAGAGIIWPDLIAALHAVQQGLDPLWTIRQKQTGADDLTLGGALAANIHGRGLRMAPIISDVEAFTLVDTSGQILRCSRVENAELFRHAIGGYGCFGIITSVQLRLTPRCTVERCVEITTIDLLIPALEERIADAALYGDFQFSIDECSPDFLRRGVLATYHPVANEDHPPARELSAADWEELIHLAHTDRAKVFEVYSGHYLASHGSRYGSDTHQLGVYLEDYHCGLDAKLDSPPATEMISELYVPREYLVTFMARAADLLRPSGIPVIYGTVRLIERDTESALPWARQDFACVIFNLHTEHHEQGIARSAAAFQSLIDLALSLGGSYFLTYHRWATRGQLLQAYPGFPDFLRAKDRYDPESRFQSQWWRHHRDLFSAP from the coding sequence ATGAGCTGCGGCATCCTCTGCAATGATGTCCACTCGCGCCTCAATCCCGTACGCGTGGCCCGCATTGCCCGGCCCCAATCCACAGCAGAGGCCTCCCTCCTTGTTCAAGAAGCCGCCACCGCAGGCATGCCCGTCTCGATCTGCGGCGCCCGCCATGCCATGGGCGGCCAGCAGTTCGGGGAGGATACCTTGCTCCTCGACTGTCGCAGCCTGACCGCGGTCGGTGAGATCGATCGCGATCGTGGCTTGGTCGAAGCCGGTGCAGGCATCATCTGGCCCGATCTTATCGCTGCGCTTCATGCGGTCCAGCAGGGGCTCGATCCCCTCTGGACCATCCGCCAGAAACAGACCGGCGCGGATGACCTCACCCTTGGCGGAGCCCTCGCCGCGAATATCCACGGCCGCGGCCTGCGCATGGCTCCCATCATCTCGGATGTGGAAGCCTTCACTTTGGTCGATACCTCCGGGCAGATCCTCCGCTGCAGTCGCGTCGAGAATGCCGAGCTCTTCCGCCATGCCATCGGTGGCTACGGCTGCTTCGGCATCATCACCTCCGTCCAGCTCCGCCTCACCCCGCGCTGCACCGTCGAGCGTTGCGTCGAAATCACTACCATCGACCTCCTCATCCCGGCTCTAGAGGAACGTATCGCCGATGCGGCTCTCTACGGCGACTTCCAATTTTCCATCGACGAATGCTCGCCGGACTTCCTCCGCCGCGGCGTCCTCGCCACCTACCATCCCGTCGCGAATGAGGATCATCCTCCGGCCCGCGAACTCAGCGCGGCGGATTGGGAAGAACTGATCCATCTCGCCCACACCGATCGCGCGAAGGTCTTCGAGGTCTATTCCGGCCACTACCTCGCCAGTCATGGCTCGCGCTATGGCTCGGACACCCATCAGCTCGGCGTCTATCTGGAGGACTATCACTGCGGCCTCGATGCCAAGCTGGATAGCCCGCCCGCCACTGAGATGATTTCGGAGCTCTACGTCCCCCGCGAGTATTTGGTCACCTTCATGGCCCGCGCCGCGGATCTCCTCCGCCCCAGCGGCATCCCGGTCATCTACGGCACCGTCCGCCTCATCGAGCGCGATACCGAAAGCGCCCTGCCTTGGGCCCGCCAGGACTTCGCTTGCGTGATCTTCAATCTCCACACCGAGCATCACGAGCAGGGCATCGCCCGCTCCGCCGCCGCCTTTCAGTCCCTGATCGATTTGGCGCTCTCGCTCGGCGGCAGCTACTTCCTCACCTACCACCGCTGGGCGACCCGCGGGCAGTTGCTCCAGGCCTATCCCGGCTTCCCGGACTTCCTCCGCGCCAAGGATCGCTACGATCCGGAGAGCCGTTTCCAGAGCCAGTGGTGGCGGCATCACCGCGATCTCTTTTCCGCCCCATGA
- a CDS encoding DUF6962 family protein, translated as MTLHEPATFFTDLLLAVLGAWLALRLHRGYPPTASRRWWIAAMSSMALSALVGGFYHGFAPELPPQVEAFWWRCVLWIICGLGFAMGMSLLREFSHSNAWRTFLILKLLISSVIVAWNPSFLVAIADYGLAMLAWTIASFASRRLWRSAMLAGTGLSFMAAVVQQSQRGLTEFFNHNDLFHLVQALALIAFYRAGTDLNGTRTSFDLSAQPSAGSSPG; from the coding sequence ATGACCCTTCACGAGCCGGCCACTTTCTTCACCGATCTCCTGCTCGCCGTCCTCGGTGCCTGGCTCGCGCTTCGCCTGCATCGCGGCTACCCGCCGACCGCATCACGACGCTGGTGGATCGCTGCCATGTCCTCCATGGCACTCTCCGCCTTGGTCGGCGGCTTCTACCACGGCTTCGCTCCGGAACTTCCTCCCCAGGTGGAAGCCTTCTGGTGGCGTTGCGTCCTCTGGATCATCTGCGGCCTCGGCTTCGCCATGGGGATGAGCCTGCTCCGCGAGTTCAGCCACTCGAATGCCTGGCGCACGTTCCTCATTCTCAAGCTGTTGATTTCCAGCGTGATCGTCGCGTGGAATCCCTCCTTCCTCGTCGCCATCGCCGATTACGGCTTGGCTATGCTCGCGTGGACCATCGCCTCCTTCGCCTCCCGCCGACTCTGGCGCAGCGCCATGCTCGCTGGCACCGGCCTTTCCTTCATGGCCGCCGTCGTCCAGCAATCCCAGCGCGGTCTAACAGAATTCTTCAACCACAACGATCTTTTCCACCTTGTCCAAGCCCTCGCACTGATCGCATTTTATAGGGCCGGCACCGACCTGAACGGCACCCGCACTTCTTTCGATCTCAGCGCGCAGCCGTCTGCCGGGTCTTCGCCCGGATGA
- a CDS encoding DUF1194 domain-containing protein, giving the protein MAGFLPRAAAEAVDTELLLLVDVSQGGINNTQFNRLMDGYAAAMTSSQVLNSIESGERGQIAVSLVFYGNTFTQIVGIPWMRIGNAAEAQQFANLVTVLTRPFTLGSPSIAAGLDYATNHFGTETGRGANGFESETQIIEVAVTNLSLLQNPAGDRAARDESLASGVDIINSVALGNNANNIANYFASNVIGGEAGGVNGSSSTASVNGNGSALNNFLAGHMQQTVEGGAVASVPEPSSTLALISGLGLLLLGRRRR; this is encoded by the coding sequence ATGGCCGGATTTTTGCCGCGAGCCGCCGCCGAAGCCGTGGATACCGAACTCCTCCTCCTCGTCGACGTAAGTCAGGGGGGGATCAACAATACCCAGTTCAACCGCCTCATGGATGGCTACGCGGCCGCCATGACCAGTTCCCAGGTATTGAACTCCATCGAATCCGGTGAGCGCGGCCAGATCGCCGTCTCCCTCGTGTTCTATGGCAATACCTTCACCCAGATCGTTGGCATCCCTTGGATGCGGATCGGCAATGCGGCGGAGGCCCAGCAATTCGCCAATCTCGTGACGGTCCTCACCCGTCCCTTCACCCTGGGCTCGCCTTCCATCGCGGCAGGTCTCGACTACGCCACCAATCACTTCGGCACCGAAACCGGTCGCGGCGCGAACGGCTTTGAAAGCGAGACCCAGATCATCGAGGTGGCGGTCACCAACCTTTCCTTGTTGCAGAATCCCGCCGGCGACCGCGCCGCCCGGGATGAGTCCCTGGCTTCCGGGGTCGACATCATCAACTCCGTCGCTCTCGGCAACAACGCCAACAACATCGCCAACTACTTCGCCTCGAATGTCATCGGCGGTGAAGCCGGTGGCGTGAATGGCAGCAGCTCCACTGCTTCCGTGAACGGCAACGGCAGCGCCTTGAATAACTTCCTTGCGGGTCACATGCAGCAAACGGTGGAGGGGGGAGCCGTTGCTTCGGTGCCGGAGCCCTCCAG